A genomic window from Chrysoperla carnea chromosome 3, inChrCarn1.1, whole genome shotgun sequence includes:
- the LOC123296217 gene encoding UPF0193 protein EVG1 homolog produces the protein MSEDWWPSKRIPRGGLLQPAKVEKYSPETHKFLNELMEESKLTMQQRNKFNYHLRTGEPFPTNTRSRSVTKFDKQPRIVLTNTQSQLRSQTTIINSGAYERDKFTPNTPIINREEAKLKLQELMEHGKEALKQKTKAKQHGSGDKKEKTEEPKYVTRFDELKAEIQERIDWLEEMRQLGQDKPYRDVIHQQIAAKLKEIENLKLE, from the exons atgtccGAGGATTGGTGGCCTAGTAAGCGTATACCACGCGGTGGTTTATTACAACCGGCAAAAGTTGAAAAGTACAGTCCAGAaactcataaatttttaaacg aattaatgGAAGAATCTAAATTAACAATGCAACAAcgtaacaaatttaattatcacTTAAGAACTGGTGAACCATTTCCTACAAATACCCGTTCTCGAAGTGTTACCAAATTTGATAAACAACCAAGGATTGTTTTAACAAATACACAATCTCAGTTACGCTCACAAACCACTATAATTAATTCTGGTGCATATGAACGAGATAAATTTACACCAAATACACCGATTATTAATCGTGAGGAGGCTAAATTAAAACTTCAAGAACTTATGGAACATGGAAAAGAAGCATTGAAACAAAAGACAAAAGCAAAACAACATGGTTCAggtgataaaaaagaaaaaacagaaGAACCAAAATATGTAACACGTTTTGATGAAT TAAAAGCAGAAATTCAAGAAAGAATTGACTGGCTAGAAGAAATGCGACAGTTAGGACAAGATAAACCTTACAGAGATGTTATACACCAACAAATTGCTgctaaattaaaagaaattgaaaatttaaaattggaataa
- the LOC123296218 gene encoding N-acylneuraminate cytidylyltransferase produces the protein MAVKTNFSRFRNENPFTDPLHITALILARGGSKGIPLKNLAKFSNSSLISNALQHIKEVRNFNSIWVSTDNNLIASEVNKLKTQVHWRSEYTATDEASSLIAVQEFIRYHPEIDVVGLIQCTSPFIKKQYLIEAIHQFYGNPKLECVFSVTRCGIVEINEIDSFEIDTDWDLKLANLIYNLI, from the exons ATGGCtgtaaaaaccaatttttctcGATTCCGTAACGA GAATCCATTTACTGATCCACTTCATATTACTGCATTAATATTAGCAAGAGGAGGTTCTAAAGgaattccattaaaaaatttagcaaaattcAGCAACAGTTCACTAATAAGTAACGCATTGCAACATATTAAAGAAGtacgaaattttaattcaatttgggTTTCaacagataataatttaattgcttCTGAAGTTAATAAAC TTAAAACACAAGTCCATTGGCGATCTGAATATACAGCCACAGACGAAGCAAGTTCATTAATTGCCGTTCAAGAATTTATTCGTTACCATCCAGAAATCGATGTTGTTGGGTTAATTCAATGTACTTCAccgtttattaaaaaacaatatttaattgaggcgattcatcaattttatggAAATCCAAAATTAGAATGTGTTTTTTCTGTTAcaag ATGTGGAATAGTGGAAATCAATGAAATTGACAGTTTTGAAATTGATACAGATTGGGATTTAAAACtggcaaatttaatttataatttaatttaa
- the LOC123296216 gene encoding tetratricopeptide repeat protein 12-like, translated as MMLHLTSQHIRYISQELDAERRTRDRNIRKEKSETFNKRGNRAFREGDLGKALTYYNQSIEQIKDNSLVYTARAMAYMNMNRFENAEEDCKLALKHDPNSIRAGLYMIKCYIYLNDRSYESLIRELKYKNPDQSALIDEYVREVKGSLHAQLKLEHVEEHINSMPKREKKKPKVKEVSRVTKREMKRE; from the exons atgatgCTTCACTTAACATCACAGCACATACGTTATATTTCACAAG aactaGACGCAGAGCGTCGCACGCGAGATCGAAATATCCGCAAagaaaaatcagaaacatttaaCAAACGTGGTAATCGAGCATTTCGTGAAGGTGATTTAGGTAAAGCATTAACTTACTACAATCAATCCATAGAGCAGATCAAAGATAATTCTCTGGTGTATACAGCACGTGCAATGGCTTACATGAATATGAATCGTTTTGAAAATGCTGAAGAAGATTGTAAATTAGCCTTAAAACATGATCCAAATTCCATTCGAGCTGGCTTATATATGATTAAATGCTACATTTACTTAAATGATCGATCGTATGAGAGTTTAATTCGAGAactcaaatataaaaatcctGATCAAAGTGCGCTAATTGATGAATATGTACGTGAAGTAAAGGGTAGTTTGCATGCTCAACTAAAATTAGAACACGTTGAAGAACATATTAATTCAATGCCAAAAcgtgaaaagaaaaaaccaaaagTAAAAGAAGTGAGTCGTGTTACTAAACGTGAAATGAAACGTGAATGA
- the LOC123294796 gene encoding uncharacterized protein LOC123294796, with product MVLTLKITLLMREKQLADLRDHGADTDNIIRREDLPETNDLMKLWDAKIHNDVKIDITTFCVIFNTFYAMSCFTSVYGAIVRCRRIILISGICCFVALLALGFIIFFGTYFYTGTYVFQIKEEGIKVTGRNDCYQTTVAWSILAGTVAYSFLAACGHNAAIKYYFELVENPSLSTCGSMNSSINEITDNNEYTSKRSWTLNPIKAVVQSIKYMHSKFELTKPTVV from the exons atggttttaacattaaaaatcacGTTATTAATGCGTGAAAAACAATTGGCCGATTTACGGGATCATGGTGCCGATACTGATAATATTATTCGACGTGAAGATTTACCAGAAACAAatgatttaatgaaattatggGATGCTAAAATTCATAATGacg TGAAAATTGATATAACAACATTCtgtgttatttttaacacattttacGCAATGTCATGCTTCACATCAGTGTATGGAGCGATTGTTCGATGTAGACGTATTATTTTGATCAGTGGAATATGTTGTTTTGTTGCGTTGTTAGCATTAGgtttcatcatattttttggAACGTATTTCTACACTGGTACATATGTCTTTCAAATTAAAGAGGAAGGTATTAAAGTTACAGGACGAAATGATTGTTATCAAACGACTGTTGCATGGTCAATAc tTGCAGGGACAGTGGCATATTCGTTTTTAGCCGCATGCGGTCATAATGCTGCAATCAAGTATTACTTTGAATTGGTTGAAAATCCGTCTTTATCAACATGTGGCAGTATGAATAGTAGTATCAATGAAATCACTGATAACAATGAATACACTTCAAAACGTTCATGGACATTAAATCCAATTAAAGCAGTCGTCCAGtccataaaatatatgcactccAAATTTGAGTTAACTAAACCTACTGTGGTTTAA